A region from the Osmerus eperlanus chromosome 11, fOsmEpe2.1, whole genome shotgun sequence genome encodes:
- the ano7 gene encoding anoctamin-7 isoform X2 has protein sequence MKRRAEEGDDSSNLIPMTEQAEPSYGSMEAEMSPHDFLDRNVFSDGVTRVDFVLVWEENLSEQKEELEEEKPSSPSHNSHRKWREDFLSELQATGILQETKEVFQPKKKISYVLLSAPWSVLCYYAEEISLRVPLQVVTAPNQDWSEGVLEKLSVPNLMAQKVPNVPPDYYTCPFRTNKLERFLGHEDKTTFFKTTQRHQVGPYERPQAPVDPEALSLRQVLHQYWARWACWRKYQPLDHIREYYGEKVALYFAWLGFYTGWLLPAAVVGSLVFLFGIWLTVTDVPAKEICESEDRYLMCPLCNICSPWNLSTICFTFKAGLLFDNGGTVFFSVFMSLWAVTFLEHWKRSSAVLAHRWDCSEFEDTEERPRPEFAAMAPMTTRNPVTGAEEPYFPETRRFSRTLTSCMVIIMMVFVVLMFLFAIILYRTIVSIFIHKSQSTFFIFSAGRIASLTGSVLNLLVILLLSHVYKSLAQILTRWEMHRTQSKYEDMFILKVFVFQFVNFYSSPVYIAFFKGRFVGYPGNYFTLFGIRNENCGSGGCLIELAQELLVIMVGKQVINNIQEFISPKLKAWWQKRSLGSQPSGRGEGGEAGEDQGLPPWESDSQLLLCEGLLDEYLEMVIQFGFITIFVAACPLAPLFALINNWVEVRLDAQKFVCEYRRPVAERAQDIGVWLNILQVITHLAVITNAFLIAFTSDFLPRLYYRYNNHGSLHGFVNFTLATYPGNLTSDDMQCRYRGYRDKDGGFLPEYFHLLAIRLGFVIIFEHIVFLIGHVIDIMVPDIPEDVEVKIKREHYMAKEALAENQSLNQLVFLDEKGKSKLSSELRRRFIMSGSPPPGSGPSPPVLGPIPEDLERPHV, from the exons ATgaagaggagagcggaggagggggatgacagCAGCAACCTCATCCCCATGACGGAGCAAGCAGAGCCCAGCTacggcagcatggaggcagag ATGTCGCCGCATGACTTCCTGGACAGAAACGTGTTCAGCGACGGAGTGACTCGCGTCG ACTTCGTCCTGGTTTGGGAGGAGAACTTGTCCGAACAGAAGGAAgagctggaggaagagaagcCTAGCTCCCCCTCCCATAActcacacaggaagtggagagaggACTTCCTGTCGGAGCTGCAGGCGACAGGGATCCTTCAAGAGACG AAAGAGGTTTTTCAGCCGAAAAAGAAGATCTCCTACGTGCTCTTGAGCGCCCCCTGGAGTGTGCTGTGTTACTACGCCGAGGAGATTAGTCTAAGAGTTCCTCTACAG GTGGTCACAGCACCAAACCAGGACTGGTCTGAGGGCGTGTTGGAGAAGCTGTCTGTCCCCAACCTAATGGCGCAGAAGGTTCCCAACGTCCCTCCTGACTACTACACATGTCCGTTTCGCACCAACAAGCTGGAGAG GTTCCTTGGTCACGAGGACAAGACCACTTTCTTCAAGACAACCCAGAGACATCAAGTG GGCCCCTACGAGCGGCCGCAGGCCCCAGTGGACCCGGAGGCCCTCAGCCTGCGGCAGGTGCTGCACCAGTACTGGGCCAGGTGGGCCTGCTGGAGGAAGTACCAGCCGCTGGACCACATCAGGGAGTACTATGGGGAGAAGGTGGCTCTGTACTTCGCCTGGCTGG ggttCTACACAGGCTGGCTGCTCCCTGCAGCGGTAGTGGGCTCTCTAGTCTTCCTGTTCGGGATCTGGCTCACCGTCACCGACGTGCCAGC gaAGGAGATCTGTGAGAGCGAGGACAGGTACCTCATGTGTCCTCTGTGCAACATCTGCTCTCCCTGGAACCTCTCCACCATCTGCTTCACCTTCAAG GCAGGCCTGCTGTTCGACAACGGAGGGACGGTGTTCTTCAGCGTGTTCATGTCCCTCTGGGCCGTCACCTTTCTGGAGCACTGGAAACGCTCCAGCGCCGTTCTGGCACACCGCTGGGACTGCTCCGAGTTTGAGGACACTGAG GAGCGCCCGAGACCGGAGTTTGCGGCGATGGCTCCCATGACGACGAGGAACCCGGTAACGGGGGCAGAGGAGCCGTATTTCCCAGAGACACGGAGGTTCAGCCGCACCCTGACCAGCTGCATGGTCATCATCATGATG GTGTTTGTGGTTCTGATGTTCCTCTTCGCCATCATCCTGTACCGGACGATTGTGAGCATCTTCATCCACAAGTCCCAGAGCACCTTCTTCATTTTCTCA GCTGGGAGAATAGCCAGTCTCACAGGGTCTGTGTTGAACCTTCTTGTCATCCTGTTGCTGTCACATGTGTACAAGTCCCTGGCCCAGATCCTGACGCGCTGGG AGATGCACCGCACACAGTCCAAATACGAGGACATGTTCATTCTCAAGGTCTTCGTCTTCCAGTTTGTCAACTTTTACTCCTCTCCTGTCTACATTGCGTTTTTCAAGGGCAG GTTTGTTGGCTACCCGGGGAATTACTTCACTCTCTTTGGAATACGCAATGAGAAC tgcgGGTCTGGCGGCTGTCTCATAGAGCTGGCTCAGGAGCTGCTGGTCATCATGGTGGGCAAGCAGGTCATCAACAACATCCAGGAGTTCATCAGCCC GAAGCTGAAAGCATGGTGGCAGAAGAGGAGTCTGGGATCCCAGCCgtcaggcaggggggaggggggggaggcgggggaggaccagggtctCCCCCCCTGGGAGTCTGACAGCCAGCTGCTGCTGTGTGAGGGGCTTCTCGACGAGTACCTGGAGATGG TGATCCAGTTTGGCTTCATCACCATCTTCGTGGCAGCGTGtcctctcgcccctctcttcGCCCTCATCAACAACTGGGTGGAGGTGCGTCTGGACGCCCAGAAGTTTGTGTGCGAGTACCGGAGGCCCGTGGCGGAGCGAGCGCAGGACATCGGGGTGTGGCTAAACATCCTGCAGGTCATCACACACCTGGCTGTCATTACTAAT gccttCCTGATAGCCTTCACCTCTGACTTCCTGCCCCGACTCTACTATCGTTATAACAACCATGGAAGCCTGCATGGCTTCGTCAACTTCACCCTGGCAACCTACCCCGGAAACCTGACCAGCGACGACATGCAGTGCAGGTAC CGGGGATATCGAGACAAAGATGGTGGTTTCCTCCCGGAGTACTTCCATCTTCTGGCCATACGGCTGGGCTTTGTTATTATATTTGAG CACATCGTGTTCCTCATCGGTCATGTGATCGACATCATGGTGCCAGATATCCCTGAGGATGTGGAGGTGAAGATCAAGAGGGAGCACTACATGGCCAAGGAGGCCCTGGCAGAGAACCAG TCTCTGAACCAGTTGGTGTTTCTGGACGAGAAGGGGAAGTCTAAGCTGAGCTCTGAGCTCCGGCGCCGCTTCATCATGTCTGGGTCTCCGCCTCCAGGCAGCGGCCCCTCCCCGCCCGTCCTGGGCCCCATCCCAGAAGACCTGGAGAGACCCCACGTCTGA
- the ano7 gene encoding anoctamin-7 isoform X3, whose protein sequence is MAQKVPNVPPDYYTCPFRTNKLERFLGHEDKTTFFKTTQRHQVLYEILARTPYGVVKRGEVGIARLLSEKVFSAAYPLHEGPYERPQAPVDPEALSLRQVLHQYWARWACWRKYQPLDHIREYYGEKVALYFAWLGFYTGWLLPAAVVGSLVFLFGIWLTVTDVPAKEICESEDRYLMCPLCNICSPWNLSTICFTFKAGLLFDNGGTVFFSVFMSLWAVTFLEHWKRSSAVLAHRWDCSEFEDTEERPRPEFAAMAPMTTRNPVTGAEEPYFPETRRFSRTLTSCMVIIMMVFVVLMFLFAIILYRTIVSIFIHKSQSTFFIFSAGRIASLTGSVLNLLVILLLSHVYKSLAQILTRWEMHRTQSKYEDMFILKVFVFQFVNFYSSPVYIAFFKGRFVGYPGNYFTLFGIRNENCGSGGCLIELAQELLVIMVGKQVINNIQEFISPKLKAWWQKRSLGSQPSGRGEGGEAGEDQGLPPWESDSQLLLCEGLLDEYLEMVIQFGFITIFVAACPLAPLFALINNWVEVRLDAQKFVCEYRRPVAERAQDIGVWLNILQVITHLAVITNAFLIAFTSDFLPRLYYRYNNHGSLHGFVNFTLATYPGNLTSDDMQCRYRGYRDKDGGFLPEYFHLLAIRLGFVIIFEHIVFLIGHVIDIMVPDIPEDVEVKIKREHYMAKEALAENQSLNQLVFLDEKGKSKLSSELRRRFIMSGSPPPGSGPSPPVLGPIPEDLERPHV, encoded by the exons ATGGCGCAGAAGGTTCCCAACGTCCCTCCTGACTACTACACATGTCCGTTTCGCACCAACAAGCTGGAGAG GTTCCTTGGTCACGAGGACAAGACCACTTTCTTCAAGACAACCCAGAGACATCAAGTG CTGTATGAGATCCTAGCGAGGACGCCGTACGGGGTGGTGAAGAGGGGCGAGGTGGGGATCGCCAGACTGCTCAGTGAGAAGGTCTTCTCTGCTGCGTACCCCCTGCATgag GGCCCCTACGAGCGGCCGCAGGCCCCAGTGGACCCGGAGGCCCTCAGCCTGCGGCAGGTGCTGCACCAGTACTGGGCCAGGTGGGCCTGCTGGAGGAAGTACCAGCCGCTGGACCACATCAGGGAGTACTATGGGGAGAAGGTGGCTCTGTACTTCGCCTGGCTGG ggttCTACACAGGCTGGCTGCTCCCTGCAGCGGTAGTGGGCTCTCTAGTCTTCCTGTTCGGGATCTGGCTCACCGTCACCGACGTGCCAGC gaAGGAGATCTGTGAGAGCGAGGACAGGTACCTCATGTGTCCTCTGTGCAACATCTGCTCTCCCTGGAACCTCTCCACCATCTGCTTCACCTTCAAG GCAGGCCTGCTGTTCGACAACGGAGGGACGGTGTTCTTCAGCGTGTTCATGTCCCTCTGGGCCGTCACCTTTCTGGAGCACTGGAAACGCTCCAGCGCCGTTCTGGCACACCGCTGGGACTGCTCCGAGTTTGAGGACACTGAG GAGCGCCCGAGACCGGAGTTTGCGGCGATGGCTCCCATGACGACGAGGAACCCGGTAACGGGGGCAGAGGAGCCGTATTTCCCAGAGACACGGAGGTTCAGCCGCACCCTGACCAGCTGCATGGTCATCATCATGATG GTGTTTGTGGTTCTGATGTTCCTCTTCGCCATCATCCTGTACCGGACGATTGTGAGCATCTTCATCCACAAGTCCCAGAGCACCTTCTTCATTTTCTCA GCTGGGAGAATAGCCAGTCTCACAGGGTCTGTGTTGAACCTTCTTGTCATCCTGTTGCTGTCACATGTGTACAAGTCCCTGGCCCAGATCCTGACGCGCTGGG AGATGCACCGCACACAGTCCAAATACGAGGACATGTTCATTCTCAAGGTCTTCGTCTTCCAGTTTGTCAACTTTTACTCCTCTCCTGTCTACATTGCGTTTTTCAAGGGCAG GTTTGTTGGCTACCCGGGGAATTACTTCACTCTCTTTGGAATACGCAATGAGAAC tgcgGGTCTGGCGGCTGTCTCATAGAGCTGGCTCAGGAGCTGCTGGTCATCATGGTGGGCAAGCAGGTCATCAACAACATCCAGGAGTTCATCAGCCC GAAGCTGAAAGCATGGTGGCAGAAGAGGAGTCTGGGATCCCAGCCgtcaggcaggggggaggggggggaggcgggggaggaccagggtctCCCCCCCTGGGAGTCTGACAGCCAGCTGCTGCTGTGTGAGGGGCTTCTCGACGAGTACCTGGAGATGG TGATCCAGTTTGGCTTCATCACCATCTTCGTGGCAGCGTGtcctctcgcccctctcttcGCCCTCATCAACAACTGGGTGGAGGTGCGTCTGGACGCCCAGAAGTTTGTGTGCGAGTACCGGAGGCCCGTGGCGGAGCGAGCGCAGGACATCGGGGTGTGGCTAAACATCCTGCAGGTCATCACACACCTGGCTGTCATTACTAAT gccttCCTGATAGCCTTCACCTCTGACTTCCTGCCCCGACTCTACTATCGTTATAACAACCATGGAAGCCTGCATGGCTTCGTCAACTTCACCCTGGCAACCTACCCCGGAAACCTGACCAGCGACGACATGCAGTGCAGGTAC CGGGGATATCGAGACAAAGATGGTGGTTTCCTCCCGGAGTACTTCCATCTTCTGGCCATACGGCTGGGCTTTGTTATTATATTTGAG CACATCGTGTTCCTCATCGGTCATGTGATCGACATCATGGTGCCAGATATCCCTGAGGATGTGGAGGTGAAGATCAAGAGGGAGCACTACATGGCCAAGGAGGCCCTGGCAGAGAACCAG TCTCTGAACCAGTTGGTGTTTCTGGACGAGAAGGGGAAGTCTAAGCTGAGCTCTGAGCTCCGGCGCCGCTTCATCATGTCTGGGTCTCCGCCTCCAGGCAGCGGCCCCTCCCCGCCCGTCCTGGGCCCCATCCCAGAAGACCTGGAGAGACCCCACGTCTGA
- the ano7 gene encoding anoctamin-7 isoform X1 encodes MKRRAEEGDDSSNLIPMTEQAEPSYGSMEAEMSPHDFLDRNVFSDGVTRVDFVLVWEENLSEQKEELEEEKPSSPSHNSHRKWREDFLSELQATGILQETKEVFQPKKKISYVLLSAPWSVLCYYAEEISLRVPLQVVTAPNQDWSEGVLEKLSVPNLMAQKVPNVPPDYYTCPFRTNKLERFLGHEDKTTFFKTTQRHQVLYEILARTPYGVVKRGEVGIARLLSEKVFSAAYPLHEGPYERPQAPVDPEALSLRQVLHQYWARWACWRKYQPLDHIREYYGEKVALYFAWLGFYTGWLLPAAVVGSLVFLFGIWLTVTDVPAKEICESEDRYLMCPLCNICSPWNLSTICFTFKAGLLFDNGGTVFFSVFMSLWAVTFLEHWKRSSAVLAHRWDCSEFEDTEERPRPEFAAMAPMTTRNPVTGAEEPYFPETRRFSRTLTSCMVIIMMVFVVLMFLFAIILYRTIVSIFIHKSQSTFFIFSAGRIASLTGSVLNLLVILLLSHVYKSLAQILTRWEMHRTQSKYEDMFILKVFVFQFVNFYSSPVYIAFFKGRFVGYPGNYFTLFGIRNENCGSGGCLIELAQELLVIMVGKQVINNIQEFISPKLKAWWQKRSLGSQPSGRGEGGEAGEDQGLPPWESDSQLLLCEGLLDEYLEMVIQFGFITIFVAACPLAPLFALINNWVEVRLDAQKFVCEYRRPVAERAQDIGVWLNILQVITHLAVITNAFLIAFTSDFLPRLYYRYNNHGSLHGFVNFTLATYPGNLTSDDMQCRYRGYRDKDGGFLPEYFHLLAIRLGFVIIFEHIVFLIGHVIDIMVPDIPEDVEVKIKREHYMAKEALAENQSLNQLVFLDEKGKSKLSSELRRRFIMSGSPPPGSGPSPPVLGPIPEDLERPHV; translated from the exons ATgaagaggagagcggaggagggggatgacagCAGCAACCTCATCCCCATGACGGAGCAAGCAGAGCCCAGCTacggcagcatggaggcagag ATGTCGCCGCATGACTTCCTGGACAGAAACGTGTTCAGCGACGGAGTGACTCGCGTCG ACTTCGTCCTGGTTTGGGAGGAGAACTTGTCCGAACAGAAGGAAgagctggaggaagagaagcCTAGCTCCCCCTCCCATAActcacacaggaagtggagagaggACTTCCTGTCGGAGCTGCAGGCGACAGGGATCCTTCAAGAGACG AAAGAGGTTTTTCAGCCGAAAAAGAAGATCTCCTACGTGCTCTTGAGCGCCCCCTGGAGTGTGCTGTGTTACTACGCCGAGGAGATTAGTCTAAGAGTTCCTCTACAG GTGGTCACAGCACCAAACCAGGACTGGTCTGAGGGCGTGTTGGAGAAGCTGTCTGTCCCCAACCTAATGGCGCAGAAGGTTCCCAACGTCCCTCCTGACTACTACACATGTCCGTTTCGCACCAACAAGCTGGAGAG GTTCCTTGGTCACGAGGACAAGACCACTTTCTTCAAGACAACCCAGAGACATCAAGTG CTGTATGAGATCCTAGCGAGGACGCCGTACGGGGTGGTGAAGAGGGGCGAGGTGGGGATCGCCAGACTGCTCAGTGAGAAGGTCTTCTCTGCTGCGTACCCCCTGCATgag GGCCCCTACGAGCGGCCGCAGGCCCCAGTGGACCCGGAGGCCCTCAGCCTGCGGCAGGTGCTGCACCAGTACTGGGCCAGGTGGGCCTGCTGGAGGAAGTACCAGCCGCTGGACCACATCAGGGAGTACTATGGGGAGAAGGTGGCTCTGTACTTCGCCTGGCTGG ggttCTACACAGGCTGGCTGCTCCCTGCAGCGGTAGTGGGCTCTCTAGTCTTCCTGTTCGGGATCTGGCTCACCGTCACCGACGTGCCAGC gaAGGAGATCTGTGAGAGCGAGGACAGGTACCTCATGTGTCCTCTGTGCAACATCTGCTCTCCCTGGAACCTCTCCACCATCTGCTTCACCTTCAAG GCAGGCCTGCTGTTCGACAACGGAGGGACGGTGTTCTTCAGCGTGTTCATGTCCCTCTGGGCCGTCACCTTTCTGGAGCACTGGAAACGCTCCAGCGCCGTTCTGGCACACCGCTGGGACTGCTCCGAGTTTGAGGACACTGAG GAGCGCCCGAGACCGGAGTTTGCGGCGATGGCTCCCATGACGACGAGGAACCCGGTAACGGGGGCAGAGGAGCCGTATTTCCCAGAGACACGGAGGTTCAGCCGCACCCTGACCAGCTGCATGGTCATCATCATGATG GTGTTTGTGGTTCTGATGTTCCTCTTCGCCATCATCCTGTACCGGACGATTGTGAGCATCTTCATCCACAAGTCCCAGAGCACCTTCTTCATTTTCTCA GCTGGGAGAATAGCCAGTCTCACAGGGTCTGTGTTGAACCTTCTTGTCATCCTGTTGCTGTCACATGTGTACAAGTCCCTGGCCCAGATCCTGACGCGCTGGG AGATGCACCGCACACAGTCCAAATACGAGGACATGTTCATTCTCAAGGTCTTCGTCTTCCAGTTTGTCAACTTTTACTCCTCTCCTGTCTACATTGCGTTTTTCAAGGGCAG GTTTGTTGGCTACCCGGGGAATTACTTCACTCTCTTTGGAATACGCAATGAGAAC tgcgGGTCTGGCGGCTGTCTCATAGAGCTGGCTCAGGAGCTGCTGGTCATCATGGTGGGCAAGCAGGTCATCAACAACATCCAGGAGTTCATCAGCCC GAAGCTGAAAGCATGGTGGCAGAAGAGGAGTCTGGGATCCCAGCCgtcaggcaggggggaggggggggaggcgggggaggaccagggtctCCCCCCCTGGGAGTCTGACAGCCAGCTGCTGCTGTGTGAGGGGCTTCTCGACGAGTACCTGGAGATGG TGATCCAGTTTGGCTTCATCACCATCTTCGTGGCAGCGTGtcctctcgcccctctcttcGCCCTCATCAACAACTGGGTGGAGGTGCGTCTGGACGCCCAGAAGTTTGTGTGCGAGTACCGGAGGCCCGTGGCGGAGCGAGCGCAGGACATCGGGGTGTGGCTAAACATCCTGCAGGTCATCACACACCTGGCTGTCATTACTAAT gccttCCTGATAGCCTTCACCTCTGACTTCCTGCCCCGACTCTACTATCGTTATAACAACCATGGAAGCCTGCATGGCTTCGTCAACTTCACCCTGGCAACCTACCCCGGAAACCTGACCAGCGACGACATGCAGTGCAGGTAC CGGGGATATCGAGACAAAGATGGTGGTTTCCTCCCGGAGTACTTCCATCTTCTGGCCATACGGCTGGGCTTTGTTATTATATTTGAG CACATCGTGTTCCTCATCGGTCATGTGATCGACATCATGGTGCCAGATATCCCTGAGGATGTGGAGGTGAAGATCAAGAGGGAGCACTACATGGCCAAGGAGGCCCTGGCAGAGAACCAG TCTCTGAACCAGTTGGTGTTTCTGGACGAGAAGGGGAAGTCTAAGCTGAGCTCTGAGCTCCGGCGCCGCTTCATCATGTCTGGGTCTCCGCCTCCAGGCAGCGGCCCCTCCCCGCCCGTCCTGGGCCCCATCCCAGAAGACCTGGAGAGACCCCACGTCTGA